The Xiphophorus couchianus chromosome 22, X_couchianus-1.0, whole genome shotgun sequence genome includes the window CGTCTTAACGATCATTTTTGGCGACGATTATTGAAGCGGGCTGTtgcgtttttttaaaaaactgggTCAAAGACTCCATTTCCCACAATCCAGCTGCCCATTCTTCGTCGTCGAACAAAAACGCGGAAACAAAAGAACTaatcagtttttcaaaacaagcAACGAGTCGGCATAAAGTGAGCCTTGTCGTGGGTGACAGCTGTCAGAGTTTAGACCGTAGCTTCTCATAATCCACTCACAAAGACTTAGCATGGCTTTGAAGAGAATACAGAAGGTGAGAACGGTCGtcttttcttaatttgtttAATGTGCCCGACAGGATGAAGCTATGCGGCGGAAACGCCTTTGTAATGTTAGCCATCTGTTTGTTAGCCGTTTCTGGTGGCTGTTTGTTGTAACTCTCATTTTCTCggttttgtacagttttgtacAGGCTGCTTCAGCAATCAGCTTTTGAGTCAATCGAACTTTTGATTAATTTgtgtctttaaaagaaaatcgtATTTCCTGCTGAATTGCGGAGTGTGGTGGACCGACATGAGGACACAAGCCATTTATTGGACTTGTAAAAAGGCTCACATTTGTACATGTGATGGTTGTACGCAGAAGCTTATTATGCTATCAGCAAGCGGCATTATGAAAGCATTAATGACAACAcattttgggttgtttttttatagccTAGTATAGTTTCTTGTATGCTTGTTTGCTAACACTAGTTGACACCTAAGTGAAAGTAAATGTGTGTAAGCATTGATATTGTTAAGGTGTGCAAAATAgtaaagcttttgttttcttttcaggagCTAAATGACTTGCAGAGAGACCCTCCAGCTTCATGTTCTGCTGGACCTGTAGGAGAAGACAGTAAGTGTGAGGATCTGCATCTGTTAACATCTTTAGAAACCATCTGttcttttctccatgtttttaaTCCTTGAATTAGTGCTGTATCTTTGAGACTGAGTTGTGACTCAGATGTTATGTGTGTTAATCGCGTAACCTGATGTTTGTTTATCTTTGCTTCCTTAAGTGTTTCACTGGCAAGCCACCATCACAGGACCGGTAAGCTGTTTCTGTTGGATTCTGGATTTGcttgcagcatttttaaaaaccaaattgCTTCTAGATCTTTAGACAATAGTGTTTTATGTTGACTTTACAGCTCTTTCTGTTGTGTATGGAGAACACAGACTAGCATACTCTACCGTAATGTTATTCACTGAAGCCCATGACGCTGTTGAGCCACAAATATTGGACATGCTTTGGCAATAATCTGCTCTTGTGTTTCAGAATGACAGCCCTTATCATGGAggagtttttttcctttctgtccaTTTTCCCACTGACTATCCCTTTAAACCACCAAAGGTAAcaatagaaatgtattttaaaccattatttttgttgtcaGATATTAACTTGctacataaaaacatcaactaCAGTCTCGTATAGCTGGACTTCAACCATGTTGTAAAAaagagctttttctttttttgggctTTGTTTTCCTCCATAGGTTGCCTTTACTACAAAAATCTATCACCCAAACATAAACAGCAATGGCAGCATTTGCCTTGACATCTTGAGGTCTCAGTGGTCCCCTGCTCTTACGATTTCAAAAGGTAACTAACCTTCGTATTTTGCCGATTCATTACAGACTTCACTGCAACAGATGTGGGTCAAAATGATACACAAcaatacaattttaaatgtaaattggTTGAAGGACAAAAATGAGGCACGTTTCATACTGATCCTGTCTCAGTTTGTACAAGACATGTAGACATTGTGTAGCTGCTTTGACAACTGatgatttaaagtaattttctgtcatttactTGTTACCGTTGTTCtttccttttatatttattatatggTATgtaggggtgggcatttattgtattatttagcTTTGCcttggggaaaaaatggaaaaattagtAATTGTGTTATCATATTAAACTGTTGGCTTACCTCAAAACTGACTGAATAATTGAATAGCTGGAGAAacagtctgattttttttttcattatttccatGAAGTTATcaataaaagcagcatttacatttaaaaatataatttaatatagtCTTTAGTGGCATAGTTGTGCTGCTTAATTTAAGCATTGAAAGGAAGTACCCTTTTTCAAGTTGCGAAATGTTATTGTTAGAGCAGTATGAAGTGTTTGAGTCTTTTTATTGTCACTGTTATCATATTTGCAATagatttcacaaaacatttgaaaaaagggTACATATATTCCTTATGTCCTTCTTGCTGAGTCATTTTGGTTTGTTCAAGGTCACAGCCTGGCCCAAAACGGGATCAGAATCAAAATCAATGGAAATAGACTGTCATATAAATGTTCAGGTATATGTGAGATTTAAGCTTTTGTGGCAATTCATCACCACAACTCATTCCAAGATAATTCGACACAGTGTGAAATAAATGGCTCCGGTTTAATTTGCACCTTCATTTTATCCCTTTTGCTTCTATTTTGGGACCAGTAATTACCAATTTTATACAGATGTAGTCTGGCATATCCTTGCATCTCTCCTTGTATTTAactattttcataaattattgaGACGATTCACCATGAAAATGCTCAAGTCTCGTCTTTCTCACATGCTAATTccagttcattttatttctttttgttctgaCACAAATGTGGGCTCGTTGACACTTATGCCAGATTAAGATACTTATGATCGAACAGGTCATTCTAAGTGACCTGCTGCTTGTTGTTAAATATAATATAGTAATTAGccatataaacacattttcttgtaATATGAATTGGTTGCATGACTGACATGAAGTGAATCCAAAAAGGTGGGATGCACAGTGGCAACAGCTTAAAAGATTCAAACGGATGAAATGAACAGCACCTAAATAAATTGGTACACTATGGTTTAAACTGCTATAGCTTTCCATGTATAATGGTGTATTACCAAATGTATGCCATTTTGGTCTAAATGTGAGGGAATTAAAGGGATTTTGTGGGATGTCAATGTAATGTCTTAGAGAtatttgtgttgcttttaatgTCTTATTCTGAACAGTTCACGTTCAGAGATGTTCAAGTGCCATTTTTCAGAGTTTCTAGAGTCTGGCAATTATTAGCCAAATCAATTAGGAATTAGGTGAAACTTGCAATTTCTTGTCTTGTTTGTTAAAAGGGCATTTTAACCTGAGAAGAATGTTATTAGGCTGTGATTTTGAGTTGGGGTTGTGTCAGCTCTGTGCGGCATGAGACGCACATGTGTATTATACATGACATGTGAGAGCTGCAGCAGAATCTTTCTACATGTCCATAAAAGAGCTGTGTGGTACATGTGGTGATCAGTTTGTGTTTGCCACAGGGTAACCAGGCAAACACAGAAGTGTTTCACTTTGTCTTCCTATGccattaaaacaaaaggaagagTTTGTCTAGAGGCATGAAATGAGGGTGTTAATTGCAAACCAACCTTGAACACTTGGTGTGGAGTTGTTCCTTTCTCTTGAGAAGCTCTTAGCTAAAATACAGTCAGAAAGATAGAAAAGTGAGGCAGTGCGTGTCGGATATCTGTGTAGAGTGCACAAGAAGCAGGAGAAAGATGGAGCATACGTACAATAAGAAAATCTCCcttttttgcttatttgttttcttttcaatagaTAGCTCCTAAAAAGATCTAAGCAGAAAGTGTAAagcaaattcaaacaaaaaggCACTacttttacacacatttttgttcttttttaaagttttgttgtcCATCTGCTCCCTTCTTTGTGACCCAAATCCCGATGATCCGCTCGTCCCTGAGATTGCACAGATCTACAAGACAGATAGACAAAAGTaagtatttttgtattaaattatctgacaaatcttttttcttctttctaatTATGTCTTTATTTGTCCTCTTAAGGTATAACAAGCTAGCTAGAGAATGGACCCAGAGGTATGcaatgtgacagaaaaatataaagcaaCAACTTCTGCCAGAACTTCTCAACAGATGACAGTACTGTTCAAGTGCTTTCTCCACACTGGTTGTAACTGAGGTGTTTAATATGCTTAATGCACTTTCTCTACTGAGGTTTTACTTGACTTACCCGTTTTACTATTTTGGCATTATTGGAATTattattctgaatatttttatttgaagtgttGCGGTGGAGCGACTGTATGTTTCTTTGAacagatttgtatttatatttttcattatctTGAAATAAAGATATTTAGCAGAATATGAattccatttactttttttttttataaagcaaCCCTCATTCAATGTGTTATAGGAGGACTATTTAACCCCGTTATTGTCTGTTTTGTAGTTTACatgaccactagatggcacaCCTCACTTTATACTAACCAAGCCGTTTTTAATGAGGCGTTATCTGTTCCCCTCcacatgatttgttttatttaattttggtctATTTGCCAAATGCCTAATTATGTGGAATGTGGTTATTACTGTTTTGCTGgagtgatgaaataaaaatagaaaggatgttctataaattaaaattgaattaTCTTCTCCAACAGCTGTCGCAATGTTCTTGTACAATTAGCAAATACAGATTAATGAAGATGtcccagatttttaaaaaaatgttcattagTGCTTATTTATGTGAAGGGATGCAGACATGCTTTCCCagttgattgtttttatgttttacagttaaagtttttgcagtttgcaaaatatttaatttttatcttgCTATacttaaaaaatcatttatattttagcataaattaaacttaatttcaaGGAAAGACATTATGTTGCAACAAAATAGTTCAGAGTTCTGGTCATATAACGTGCAGACATTATTTATGATGAGAATGCCAATTTAAAGTCTGTACTTTATTCTATGCAGCTGCTCCTATTGTGTAGTAAATCTACAGTGTTTACATAAGGTGAACtggttttaactgtttttattatttaattcctGCAGGATATGGAGATAAATGAGGGTTTTATAATGCAGATATAGTCTGCATTGAGCTTCATAGCCATTCTTTAACAGGCCAATTTAGTTCACTAGGTCAGATTGTGGTTATTTGCTAGGAGGAAACCATTTTAGGTGATTTATTATggcaaaagatttttttgcTATGTAATTGAGcattcattatttaaattatttattttattttatatggtGCAGTAATTATGATGCAATAGACATGTTGCAACAGACAAGTTCAGTGgttatatatttgtatatttcaaACAATTGGGTGCACAAGCTTAAATTTGCAATGAATTTTCTCTAATCTACACAGGTCAATACTACATACCGCCCCAttattatccatccattcattctcTTACACGCCTCTAGTGGGGTCATGatgggtgctggtgcccatctccagcaaTCAACGGGCAAGAGGCGTTGACTTAGGAGATCCTGCAATGGACAGATGGCCAGTCCATCGCGGGGCAACACAGACAGGATAAACAATCTTTCAAGCACACACTCCCACTTAAGAAGAGTTTAGACAGACCAATCAACCcatcagtcatgtttttggactgtggaccttctggaaaaaagtttaatgttgGAAGAGCTAAAGGTATGTTAAAAGGACCATGATGAGACTCAAACCTAAGAACATTGTAATAATGTTCAGTGCTGGTAGCATCATGGTAATGATTCTTTTTGCTGCAAGGGGTACTGTACAATAAGGAAGTAGAACTACCTTCAAAttcttaaaatcaaatcaacaaGTAAATTGTTGAAACTGTTATACAGATTGGGTGGACAAGAAGGGAAATGATCCCCAATATTAAAGTGCTTTTAGTTCAGGATAGCCTGACATCAATCTTCTGGAAAGTGGATGTAGTGTAACTAAAAGccaaccaatttaaaaaatacattttagcacTTCTAGAGGGACAGGTAAAATATCTGGAAGAAACTTGCTGGTAGCAACAAATGGCGTGTGATTTATCAGCAGCATGCTAACTGGAATAAGAAAAAGTCTAGCAATCAGATTATGGCTGTCATTATTGGTCACAAAAACTTACTTGCCTGCTGAGTCAGAATCACACTTTATTTACACCCACTGGCTACTTTATTAGGCACATCTGTTAAGTTGCTTGTTAAAGCAGATGGCAAATCAGCCATGGCCAGGGCAGCAACTCACGCAGTGAATTTAGACAAGTAGATGTGGTGAAAATGATCGTGTAAGTGACTTTTGAATGTGATGTGGTCATTGTTGCCAGATGGGGTAGTTAGAATATTGTATAAATTGCCAATGTACTGGGATTTAACGCACAGCCATCTCTTTGGTTTACTGAGTGGTCCAGGAAAACATCTAGTTGTGTGGATGAATTTCCTTATTGATGATTGAGGAGATTAGCGAGAATGGACAATAGAGAAAAGC containing:
- the LOC114138579 gene encoding ubiquitin-conjugating enzyme E2 D2-like, which translates into the protein MALKRIQKELNDLQRDPPASCSAGPVGEDMFHWQATITGPNDSPYHGGVFFLSVHFPTDYPFKPPKVAFTTKIYHPNINSNGSICLDILRSQWSPALTISKVLLSICSLLCDPNPDDPLVPEIAQIYKTDRQKYNKLAREWTQRYAM